In Vespula pensylvanica isolate Volc-1 chromosome 15, ASM1446617v1, whole genome shotgun sequence, the genomic stretch AGTAAACTAAAAATTAGATCTatgtaattaaacaaaaagaaaagaatatatatatacatgtatatttgatTTGCAGAAACAAGGATTGTGAGTCACTAATCCTCTATTATAATACGAGggttttatgaaatatatttacaatcttACGTTAtggctttttcttcttcaatgatcgatataaaacaAGTACAAAAAGAAGCATCGATCGGTACATGGTTCATGCGTCGATGGTTCTCGATGTCTACAAGaatgtattttgttttaaaagatatcattttcttcCAATAGAGAACCATATAATTCTGATTcgatcagagagagagagggagagggagagagagagagagagagagagagagagggagggagggagggagggagggagagagagagtgtctgggcttttgtaaaatatttaaaataatgtaacattcattgaaaagacaaaaatatatcagGTAAGttgatatatacatgcaaATAATGACATAATAAttgcttttaatattttataaatgcatataacACAGAATAAAGTAAGTTTTTCTCAAATAaatgagtaaaataaaatatacgtaatcaagaaaaatatatttgacttacataaataaaaattttcgattactAGTcctttattacaaaatatttacagCATCTATGTACAGATATGATCGCTATAACAGTAGCTGAAtcatattaaagaatattaataatgtatatctcaaattttaattaagtattaaattacatatctTATAACACATTAGTAATATCACAAACTGAGttgactttttttatataatatgtgtaatatattatttatgaagcAAAGCTCGAAAAGATTGTTTTAAGAGACTAAAATACTGAATAGGATAATAGGAATATTGATTATGTTAAGGAATTCCTGTTTGTCTAGTGCAACACTGACTAGGGGGTACAGTCcaattatatctataactcatacgatttctaatttctttagGACAAAGTGCTCCAGAAACTTGATAATACTCATAcatatttctcatattttgTATAGTTTGCTTATGAGTAATTATGTATTGATTAGAGCAGCCACGTGATCTATACTCTGTATCAAAGCGTACATCatgctttctttctatatttgcTAATGGTGCAAGCCATAATCCAACAGACACATCTTCTGAATTGTGCAGTctgaaaaaagtataataatatatctttcctAAGgacaaaaagattttaaaaaaatacttacttAAGAATTTCCATATTACTAATAATGAACTGGATAAGATTATATGACAATATATATCCACCACCCAATGCATATGGCAAATAGTAATCACATAAAATCCAATCCATTTCTTTCCATGGTCCGCTTCTTTTCACTTGTGCTTTTCCATTGAAAAAACCCCAATATAATTCTCTCTTCGTACCTTTATTTTGCCATCTGTCTAATTCCTTTAATATTCTATGTACAAGTACGAATGTGTCGTCGTCGCACTTAagtaaata encodes the following:
- the LOC122634692 gene encoding beta-1,3-galactosyltransferase 6, whose translation is MLPFCRNARNAFVTMLTKKYHFRINIPTLLVTLSFLFLCVHYLSSAKCSSSDQMIQDKSKFRLIILILTSPENLEQRDTVRKTWLSEKHASVKHLFAVGTLDILPEQRDTLLSEKQKFNDLLLLPKLQDSYRTLTKKLLYSFKEIYEYYDFDYLLKCDDDTFVLVHRILKELDRWQNKGTKRELYWGFFNGKAQVKRSGPWKEMDWILCDYYLPYALGGGYILSYNLIQFIISNMEILKLHNSEDVSVGLWLAPLANIERKHDVRFDTEYRSRGCSNQYIITHKQTIQNMRNMYEYYQVSGALCPKEIRNRMSYRYNWTVPPSQCCTRQTGIP